The following proteins come from a genomic window of Yinghuangia sp. ASG 101:
- a CDS encoding nitroreductase family protein produces MDIREALYTTRAMRRVTPDPVPEDVQARILDAAVRAPSGGNTQGWRFLLVDDPGVKARLGPLYREALAGLWAGPYAPRVAAAEADPEAPESRQFVRVRKSSQWLADNFERVPLFMFAFVRHDPNGGSIFPAVWSAQLAARAEGVGSSLTSVLGLAHRDEVMRVLGVPADKGWQMACCVSFGYPTGRWAVAPRVPAHEVAYRNTWGAPVGFEIPEPLWPDANPPEGDDS; encoded by the coding sequence ATGGACATCCGCGAAGCGCTTTACACCACCCGGGCGATGCGCCGGGTCACCCCCGACCCCGTCCCCGAGGACGTCCAGGCGCGCATCCTGGACGCGGCCGTGCGCGCCCCCAGCGGCGGCAACACGCAGGGCTGGCGCTTCCTGCTCGTCGACGACCCGGGCGTCAAGGCGAGGCTCGGGCCGCTGTACCGCGAGGCGCTCGCCGGCCTGTGGGCGGGCCCGTACGCGCCGCGGGTCGCCGCCGCCGAGGCCGACCCCGAGGCTCCCGAGTCCCGGCAGTTCGTCCGCGTGCGCAAGTCGTCGCAGTGGCTCGCCGACAACTTCGAGCGGGTTCCGCTCTTCATGTTCGCGTTCGTCAGGCACGACCCGAACGGCGGCTCGATCTTCCCCGCGGTGTGGAGCGCGCAGCTCGCCGCCCGCGCCGAGGGCGTCGGCTCGTCGCTGACCTCGGTGCTCGGCCTCGCGCACCGCGACGAGGTCATGCGCGTCCTCGGCGTGCCCGCCGACAAGGGCTGGCAGATGGCGTGCTGTGTGTCCTTCGGCTACCCGACCGGGCGCTGGGCGGTGGCGCCGCGCGTCCCCGCGCACGAGGTCGCGTACCGCAACACGTGGGGCGCACCGGTCGGCTTCGAGATCCCCGAGCCCCTGTGGCCCGACGCCAACCCTCCCGAAGGAGACGACAGTTGA
- a CDS encoding DUF1330 domain-containing protein, whose translation MPKAYVILTEAIRDRAVMREYEKASTPPLLKYHGTVLAATEDGETVEGEWHGTRTVLVEFASVEAARAWYESPEYQAAKPLREKAADCNVVIVPGFEFGR comes from the coding sequence ATGCCGAAGGCGTACGTCATCCTCACCGAGGCCATCCGCGACCGGGCGGTCATGAGGGAGTACGAGAAGGCGTCCACACCGCCGCTGCTGAAGTACCACGGCACGGTGCTCGCCGCGACGGAGGACGGCGAGACGGTGGAGGGCGAGTGGCACGGCACCCGGACGGTGCTCGTCGAGTTCGCGTCGGTCGAGGCCGCCCGCGCGTGGTACGAATCGCCCGAGTATCAGGCCGCGAAGCCGCTGCGCGAGAAGGCGGCCGACTGCAACGTCGTCATCGTGCCGGGGTTCGAGTTCGGCCGCTGA
- a CDS encoding SDR family oxidoreductase, producing the protein MTQPQLPLADRAALVTGGGSGIGLGCALRFAAEGAHVTVAGRGEDRLKAAVAELEAVAAPGARVGYVVADVTDEDQTRAAVEHAASLGRPLTAVVASAGGNSTMGPITLVDTQKWRDTVDLNVTGTMLVLKHGARHMVRAGGGSFVAISSVASAATHRWFGAYGVAKAGIDHLVRLAADELGASRVRVNSIRPGLVRTEMVETVTAGGPVLDDYLACTPLGRIGEPADIAALAAFLVGPESTWLTGQTISADGGHHLRRGPDYRPVLEPLFGPEALRGAVDG; encoded by the coding sequence TTGACGCAGCCTCAGCTCCCTCTCGCGGACCGTGCCGCGCTGGTCACCGGTGGCGGCAGCGGTATCGGACTCGGCTGCGCGCTGCGGTTCGCCGCCGAGGGCGCGCACGTCACCGTCGCGGGGCGCGGCGAGGACCGCCTCAAGGCGGCGGTCGCCGAACTGGAGGCGGTGGCCGCGCCCGGCGCGCGCGTCGGCTATGTCGTCGCCGACGTCACCGACGAGGACCAGACCCGTGCCGCGGTCGAGCACGCGGCGTCGCTCGGCCGCCCGCTCACCGCGGTCGTCGCGTCCGCGGGCGGCAACTCGACGATGGGCCCGATCACACTGGTCGACACGCAAAAGTGGCGCGACACCGTGGACCTCAACGTCACCGGCACGATGCTGGTCCTCAAGCACGGCGCCCGCCACATGGTCCGGGCGGGCGGCGGGTCCTTCGTCGCGATCTCGTCGGTGGCGTCGGCGGCCACCCACCGCTGGTTCGGCGCGTACGGCGTCGCCAAGGCCGGCATCGACCACCTCGTCCGCCTCGCCGCCGACGAACTCGGCGCGAGCCGGGTCCGCGTCAACAGCATCCGCCCGGGGCTGGTCCGCACCGAGATGGTGGAGACGGTCACCGCGGGCGGCCCGGTCCTGGACGACTACCTCGCCTGCACGCCCCTGGGCCGCATCGGCGAGCCCGCCGACATCGCCGCGCTGGCCGCGTTCCTCGTCGGCCCGGAGTCGACCTGGCTCACCGGCCAGACCATCAGCGCCGACGGCGGCCACCACCTGCGCCGGGGGCCCGACTACCGCCCGGTGCTGGAGCCGCTGTTCGGCCCCGAGGCGCTGCGCGGCGCGGTCGACGGGTAG
- a CDS encoding SCO4402 family protein has product MRQNTVPWWRWRAQVRSALHMFGDPAFQQECWLPGKPEYGSVTDAVYRLVDDTWLDRWSAARYVGCIFVDRDEADAVDHAVLAALAVLHEVGENEPATAYFAHPAWPELVRKAQIAHHRLAAADRDDPARRPDTLDVLRIRTGGR; this is encoded by the coding sequence ATGCGCCAGAACACCGTCCCGTGGTGGCGTTGGCGGGCCCAGGTCCGTTCCGCGCTGCACATGTTCGGCGACCCCGCCTTCCAGCAGGAGTGCTGGCTGCCCGGGAAGCCCGAGTACGGCAGCGTGACCGACGCCGTCTACCGGCTCGTCGACGACACCTGGCTCGACCGCTGGTCGGCCGCCAGATACGTCGGCTGCATCTTCGTCGACCGCGACGAGGCGGACGCCGTCGACCACGCGGTGCTGGCGGCGCTCGCCGTCCTCCACGAGGTCGGCGAGAACGAGCCCGCCACCGCCTATTTCGCCCATCCCGCGTGGCCCGAGCTGGTCCGCAAGGCCCAGATCGCGCACCACCGGCTCGCCGCCGCCGACCGCGACGACCCCGCGCGGCGGCCGGACACCCTCGACGTGCTGCGCATCCGCACGGGAGGGCGCTGA
- a CDS encoding uroporphyrinogen-III synthase, translating into MGTAVDMSEPLVGFTVGVTAARRRDELVALLQRRGAKVVEAPTMRIVPIGDDTVLRRATEACLAAPLDYVVATTGVGWRGWISAAEGWGHGTALVAACREAVIVSRGPKATGAVRAAGLREVYSPGSEANDELLHWLLARDLRGRRIALQEHGAPLEGFAAALSERGADVIAVPVYRWGPPEDPAAVRKLVEATVRREVHALTFTSSPAIEAFLEIAEEMDRVADLLDALRGDVLPVCIGPVCARPLNEHGIETLWPERGRLGSLVRMITEELPTRARRELDTGKDRLVLQGNAVLVDGRVIWLPPVPGAVLRALAERPGWVLSRAELLKKVWTGARADEHAVEAAVARLRSALGPHAGLVRTVTKRGYRLAVDP; encoded by the coding sequence ATGGGTACAGCCGTGGACATGTCGGAGCCGTTGGTCGGGTTCACCGTCGGTGTGACGGCCGCGCGCCGTCGCGACGAACTGGTCGCCTTGCTGCAGCGCCGCGGCGCGAAAGTGGTCGAGGCGCCCACGATGCGCATCGTCCCGATCGGCGACGACACCGTCCTGCGCCGCGCCACCGAGGCGTGCCTCGCGGCACCGCTCGACTACGTGGTGGCCACCACCGGCGTCGGCTGGAGAGGCTGGATCAGCGCCGCCGAGGGCTGGGGCCACGGCACCGCGCTGGTGGCCGCGTGCCGCGAGGCCGTCATCGTCAGCCGGGGCCCGAAGGCCACCGGGGCGGTCCGCGCGGCGGGCCTGCGCGAGGTCTACTCGCCCGGCTCGGAGGCCAACGACGAGCTGCTGCACTGGCTCCTCGCCCGCGACCTGCGCGGACGCCGTATCGCGCTGCAGGAGCACGGCGCGCCCCTCGAAGGCTTCGCGGCGGCGCTGAGCGAACGCGGCGCCGACGTGATCGCCGTGCCCGTCTACCGCTGGGGCCCGCCGGAGGACCCCGCCGCGGTCCGCAAGCTCGTCGAGGCGACCGTGCGCCGCGAGGTCCACGCCCTCACCTTCACCAGCTCACCCGCGATCGAGGCGTTCCTGGAGATCGCCGAGGAGATGGACCGCGTCGCGGACCTGCTGGACGCCCTGCGCGGGGACGTGCTGCCGGTGTGCATCGGCCCGGTCTGCGCCCGGCCGCTCAACGAGCACGGCATCGAGACGCTCTGGCCCGAACGCGGGCGCCTCGGGTCCCTCGTCCGCATGATCACCGAGGAACTGCCGACACGTGCCCGCCGGGAACTGGACACCGGCAAGGACCGCCTCGTCCTGCAGGGCAACGCCGTGCTCGTCGACGGCCGCGTCATCTGGCTCCCCCCGGTCCCCGGCGCCGTCCTGCGCGCGCTGGCCGAACGACCGGGCTGGGTCCTGAGCCGCGCGGAACTCCTGAAAAAGGTCTGGACCGGCGCCCGAGCCGACGAACACGCCGTCGAGGCCGCCGTCGCGAGACTGCGCTCGGCCCTCGGCCCCCACGCGGGTTTGGTCCGAACCGTCACCAAGCGCGGCTACCGCCTGGCGGTCGACCCGTGA
- a CDS encoding sirohydrochlorin chelatase, protein MSTPPPRGPATTLPTGLAATAARCSGARVPLLAVAHGTRDPAGLAATAALLDMVRALRPGLPVELGYVDVAAPLLADTLARLAGPVVVVPLLLGAGYHVREDIPAALAAAPRVTARVADVLGPDPRLAAILHERLTAAWCAGTPKPADDALPAQCEAIVLAAAGSTDPSANADAAEMAVLLRDLTGRTVVPSYLCASSPTPAEAVAALRADGVRDVAVSGYLMTPGHFARKAAASGATATSAPLGAHPALARVVLDRYDTALRAWPP, encoded by the coding sequence GTGAGCACACCCCCTCCGCGCGGCCCCGCGACGACCCTCCCCACCGGGCTCGCGGCGACCGCCGCACGGTGTTCCGGTGCCCGCGTCCCGCTCCTGGCCGTCGCCCACGGCACGCGCGACCCCGCCGGGCTCGCGGCGACCGCCGCGCTGCTCGACATGGTCCGCGCGCTGCGGCCGGGCCTGCCGGTCGAGCTGGGGTACGTCGACGTCGCCGCGCCCCTCCTCGCCGACACGCTCGCGCGGCTTGCCGGGCCGGTCGTCGTCGTGCCGCTGCTGCTCGGCGCCGGCTACCACGTCCGCGAGGACATCCCCGCCGCCCTGGCCGCCGCGCCGCGGGTCACCGCACGGGTCGCGGACGTGCTCGGACCCGACCCGCGGCTCGCCGCGATCCTGCACGAGCGGCTGACCGCGGCGTGGTGCGCGGGCACGCCCAAGCCGGCGGACGACGCGCTGCCCGCCCAGTGCGAGGCGATAGTGCTCGCCGCCGCCGGCTCGACCGACCCGTCCGCGAACGCCGATGCCGCCGAGATGGCCGTGCTGTTGCGCGACCTGACCGGCCGCACGGTCGTCCCGTCGTACCTGTGCGCGAGCTCCCCGACCCCCGCCGAGGCCGTCGCCGCGCTGCGTGCGGACGGCGTCCGCGACGTCGCCGTCTCCGGATATCTCATGACCCCCGGCCACTTCGCCCGCAAGGCCGCGGCCTCGGGCGCCACCGCGACCTCGGCCCCCCTGGGCGCCCACCCCGCGCTGGCCCGCGTCGTCCTCGACCGCTACGACACGGCCCTCCGCGCGTGGCCGCCGTGA
- a CDS encoding serine/threonine-protein kinase — protein MRPLDRDDPREIGGYRILRVLGVGGMGRVYLARSPGGRTVAVKMIRPELADDPGFRHLFRREVAAARRVGGAWTAPVIDADTESPRPWLVTGYVAGPSVFEAVERHGPLPESSVRTLGAGLAEALIGIHGTGLIHRDLKPTNVLLSLDGPRVIDFGISRALDASVHTRTGSTVGSPGFMSPEQVDGRDVGPATDIFSLGSVLVFAATAEGPFGAGSGQALMFRIVSKPPELGAVPPALRDLISACLAKYAGNRPSPQEILAQLAPEGGTAALIAPGWLPGPLTTDLSRRAIALLEIDELAPEPLPEPTTPEPAPTGGPAVRSRTPPPPPSQPPSVPRPMAQPMPQPMAPHTVPPASRPVPPMPSVTPSAAPVGHTPPAATPTAPPGAPPSPPRRAKSGTRRGTPWLYASALAAAVSIVSASALVARAGSETAPSDAADAGTATRSQLPAEGSSGLGGPSASRPAAADTATDVSDTAGAAARIPDAYVGSWSGTIKSSTGLTTSTFTVVLHQPDGKGLVASTSSHTGGGIVSADCTSDSKLLSAGGDGLLLQDVPDGKPQPTLNGVPMCATGGQIMLRLEGSGGTGMTCQIIAEGTGNPSGTLRRTG, from the coding sequence GTGCGACCACTTGACCGGGACGACCCGAGGGAAATCGGCGGGTACCGCATCCTGCGCGTGCTCGGCGTGGGCGGCATGGGCCGCGTGTATCTGGCACGCAGCCCGGGAGGGCGCACCGTCGCCGTCAAAATGATCCGCCCCGAACTCGCCGACGACCCGGGGTTCCGGCACCTGTTCCGCCGTGAGGTGGCCGCCGCGCGGCGCGTCGGCGGCGCGTGGACCGCGCCGGTCATCGACGCCGACACCGAATCGCCCCGGCCCTGGCTGGTCACCGGCTATGTCGCGGGCCCGTCCGTCTTCGAGGCCGTCGAACGGCACGGCCCGCTCCCCGAGTCGTCGGTGCGCACGCTCGGCGCGGGCCTCGCGGAGGCGCTGATCGGGATCCACGGCACGGGGCTGATCCACCGCGACCTCAAGCCGACCAACGTGCTGCTGTCGCTCGACGGCCCGCGCGTGATCGACTTCGGCATCTCACGCGCGCTCGACGCGAGCGTGCACACGCGGACCGGATCAACCGTCGGCTCACCGGGGTTCATGTCCCCCGAGCAGGTCGACGGCCGGGACGTCGGCCCGGCGACGGACATCTTCTCGCTCGGCTCGGTCCTGGTGTTCGCGGCCACCGCGGAAGGGCCGTTCGGGGCGGGCAGCGGGCAGGCGCTGATGTTCCGCATCGTCTCCAAGCCACCGGAACTGGGCGCCGTACCACCGGCGTTGCGCGACCTGATCTCCGCGTGCCTGGCGAAGTACGCGGGCAACCGCCCGTCGCCGCAGGAGATCCTGGCGCAACTGGCCCCGGAGGGCGGCACCGCCGCGCTCATCGCCCCCGGCTGGCTGCCCGGCCCGCTCACCACGGACCTGAGCCGCCGCGCGATCGCGCTGCTGGAGATCGACGAACTCGCGCCGGAGCCGCTGCCGGAACCCACCACGCCGGAGCCCGCGCCGACCGGAGGGCCGGCCGTACGGTCGCGAACGCCTCCCCCGCCGCCCTCGCAGCCGCCGTCGGTGCCGCGGCCGATGGCGCAGCCGATGCCGCAGCCGATGGCGCCGCACACCGTGCCGCCGGCCTCGCGGCCCGTGCCCCCGATGCCGTCGGTGACGCCCTCCGCGGCGCCCGTGGGCCACACGCCGCCCGCCGCGACGCCCACCGCACCGCCGGGCGCACCGCCGTCACCGCCGCGGCGGGCGAAGTCCGGGACGCGGCGCGGCACTCCGTGGCTCTACGCCTCGGCGCTCGCCGCCGCCGTGTCGATCGTCAGCGCGTCCGCCCTCGTCGCCCGGGCCGGATCGGAAACAGCTCCCTCGGACGCGGCCGACGCCGGCACCGCGACGCGGTCGCAGCTCCCCGCGGAGGGCTCCTCGGGGCTGGGCGGGCCCTCCGCCTCGCGGCCGGCGGCGGCCGACACCGCCACCGACGTCTCCGACACCGCGGGCGCCGCCGCGAGGATCCCCGACGCCTACGTCGGCTCGTGGTCCGGCACCATCAAGTCGTCGACCGGCCTGACCACGTCGACCTTCACCGTCGTCCTCCACCAGCCCGACGGCAAGGGCCTGGTGGCATCGACGAGTTCGCACACCGGCGGGGGAATCGTCAGCGCCGACTGCACCAGCGACTCCAAGCTCCTCTCCGCCGGGGGCGACGGGCTGCTGCTCCAGGACGTCCCGGACGGCAAGCCCCAGCCCACACTCAACGGCGTGCCGATGTGCGCGACCGGCGGCCAGATCATGCTGCGCCTGGAAGGCTCCGGCGGCACCGGCATGACCTGCCAGATCATCGCCGAGGGGACCGGCAACCCGAGCGGGACGCTGCGGCGCACCGGCTGA
- a CDS encoding RtcB family protein produces MTYTEIPGARDVPMRMWTDPSQIESQARQQLDNITTLPWLHGLAVMPDVHYGRGATVGSVIAMKDAVCPAAVGVDIGCGVSAVRTSLRAQDLPDDLRPLRSRIEEAIPVGFAAHREVVAVDKLPGLSLTAWDALWDRFGDLAPEVHARRERAGVQIGSLGSGNHYVSLDVDESGLVWLQLHSGSRNIGKELAEHHIGVARSLPHNQGLVDRDLAVFVANTPEMEAYRRDLYWAQEYARFNRDVMLALYEEVIRAFFGKSGAKGRKKVWFDERISCHHNYVAEETYDGVDVLVTRKGAIRAGRGELGIIPGSMAAGSYVVRGLGNVLAFNSASHGAGRKMSRNAARKRFTVGDLVRQTEGVECRKDAGVVDEIPGAYKNLKQVMRQQEDLVEVVTHLRPLITVKG; encoded by the coding sequence ATGACGTACACCGAGATTCCCGGCGCGCGCGACGTGCCCATGCGCATGTGGACCGATCCGTCGCAGATCGAGTCGCAGGCGCGGCAGCAGCTCGACAACATCACCACGCTCCCGTGGCTGCACGGTCTCGCCGTCATGCCCGACGTGCATTACGGCCGTGGTGCGACGGTCGGCTCGGTCATCGCGATGAAGGACGCCGTCTGCCCCGCCGCGGTCGGCGTCGACATCGGCTGCGGTGTCTCCGCGGTCCGCACGTCGCTGCGGGCCCAGGACCTGCCGGACGACCTGCGCCCGCTGCGGTCCAGGATCGAGGAGGCCATCCCGGTCGGGTTCGCCGCGCACCGCGAGGTCGTCGCCGTCGACAAGCTGCCGGGCCTGTCGTTGACCGCGTGGGACGCGCTGTGGGACCGGTTCGGCGACCTCGCCCCCGAGGTCCACGCGCGGCGCGAGCGCGCGGGCGTGCAGATCGGCTCGCTGGGCTCGGGCAACCACTACGTGTCGCTGGACGTCGACGAGTCCGGCCTCGTGTGGCTCCAGCTGCACTCCGGGTCGCGCAACATCGGCAAGGAGCTGGCGGAGCACCACATCGGCGTCGCGCGGAGCCTTCCGCACAACCAGGGCCTGGTCGACCGCGACCTCGCGGTCTTCGTCGCGAACACCCCCGAGATGGAGGCGTACCGCCGGGACCTGTACTGGGCGCAGGAGTACGCGCGGTTCAACCGCGACGTCATGCTCGCGCTGTACGAGGAGGTCATCCGCGCGTTCTTCGGCAAGTCCGGCGCGAAGGGCCGCAAGAAGGTGTGGTTCGACGAGCGCATCTCGTGCCACCACAACTACGTCGCGGAGGAGACCTACGACGGCGTCGACGTGCTGGTCACGCGCAAGGGCGCGATCCGTGCCGGCCGGGGTGAGCTGGGCATCATCCCCGGGTCGATGGCCGCGGGCTCGTACGTCGTGCGCGGGCTCGGCAACGTGCTCGCGTTCAACTCGGCGTCGCACGGCGCCGGCCGCAAGATGAGCCGCAACGCCGCGCGGAAGCGCTTCACGGTAGGGGACCTCGTGCGGCAGACCGAAGGCGTCGAGTGCCGCAAGGACGCCGGTGTCGTCGACGAGATCCCGGGGGCGTACAAGAACCTCAAGCAGGTCATGCGGCAGCAGGAGGACCTGGTGGAGGTCGTGACGCACCTGAGGCCGCTGATCACGGTGAAGGGCTGA
- the purU gene encoding formyltetrahydrofolate deformylase encodes MPDQPTHPATPTVDGGAGAGGPAGAEQYVLTLSCPDKRGIVHAVASFLMMTGCNIVDSQQFGDRDTGLFFMRVHFTAEENVTLDALRAGFTAVGASFQMDWQIHDADSRMRVVVMVSKFGHCLNDLLFRASIGALPIDIVAVVSNHRDFAELVASYGVPFHHIPVTRETKQEAEAALLELVREQGVELVVLARYMQVLSNDLCKELEGRAINIHHSFLPSFKGAKPYHQAHARGVKLIGATAHYVTADLDEGPIIEQEVERVDHAVTPEQLVAVGRDVECQALSRAVKWHSEHRVLRNGSRTVVFA; translated from the coding sequence ATGCCCGACCAGCCCACGCACCCCGCAACGCCGACGGTCGACGGTGGGGCCGGTGCGGGCGGACCGGCCGGGGCCGAGCAGTACGTGCTCACGCTGTCGTGCCCCGACAAGCGCGGCATCGTGCACGCGGTCGCGAGCTTCCTCATGATGACCGGCTGCAACATCGTCGACAGCCAGCAGTTCGGCGACCGCGACACCGGCCTGTTCTTCATGCGCGTGCACTTCACCGCCGAGGAGAACGTCACGCTCGACGCGCTCCGCGCCGGGTTCACCGCGGTCGGCGCGTCGTTCCAGATGGACTGGCAGATCCACGACGCCGACTCCCGCATGCGCGTCGTCGTCATGGTCAGCAAGTTCGGCCACTGCCTCAACGACCTGCTCTTCCGCGCCAGCATCGGCGCGCTGCCGATCGACATCGTCGCCGTGGTCTCCAACCACCGCGACTTCGCGGAGCTGGTCGCGTCGTACGGCGTCCCGTTCCACCACATCCCGGTCACGCGCGAGACCAAGCAAGAGGCCGAGGCCGCGCTGCTGGAGCTGGTCCGCGAGCAGGGCGTCGAACTGGTCGTGCTCGCCCGCTACATGCAGGTGCTCTCCAACGACCTGTGCAAGGAGCTGGAGGGGCGGGCGATCAACATCCACCACTCCTTCCTCCCGAGCTTCAAGGGCGCCAAGCCGTACCACCAGGCGCACGCGCGCGGCGTCAAGCTGATCGGCGCCACGGCGCACTACGTGACCGCCGACCTGGACGAGGGCCCGATCATCGAGCAGGAGGTCGAGCGCGTCGACCACGCGGTCACCCCCGAACAACTCGTCGCGGTGGGCCGGGACGTCGAGTGCCAGGCGCTGTCCCGCGCGGTCAAGTGGCACTCCGAGCACCGCGTGCTGCGCAACGGCAGCCGTACGGTCGTCTTCGCCTGA
- a CDS encoding low temperature requirement protein A has product MALSQSGPAENGAVRRPERGSTFEPFFDLVFVFTVTQLTAAIARDLTLTGITRVVVTLAVVWWLHGDFVRLTNAAPPDTPTRRCLPAVGAAGFLVVALAVPHAFHDLDSATAFGWGFLVAVGAHTAMYAASIDELPDERRGFALRRVAAVDAASAALVVIGAFLGGTAQPALWGAAAVVRIVAPFVTGGLELPLRTRPFVERYGLVTVFALGASVIAIGADAQGLDLDLRLLATAVLTLLLAFALWWAYFGDGEEERAVALMSALPARRRTLRGLVVYGGGHYALLLGVLLFAAGVKTAVDRPTDRLDAAQACTLAGGLALFLAANAVTRWSFRIHPNGYRVGAVVSLAATVPLGMFASALAEIAAIVAVLTVAGVLEAQRYPEPEPEPEAPPTAPISGRTRTPAR; this is encoded by the coding sequence GTGGCCCTCTCCCAGTCCGGCCCGGCCGAGAACGGGGCCGTGCGGCGCCCGGAACGCGGCTCCACATTCGAGCCGTTCTTCGACTTGGTCTTCGTCTTCACCGTCACCCAGCTCACCGCGGCGATCGCCCGCGACCTCACCCTGACCGGCATCACCCGCGTCGTCGTGACGCTCGCGGTCGTGTGGTGGCTGCACGGCGACTTCGTGCGGCTCACCAACGCGGCGCCGCCCGACACGCCGACGCGCCGCTGCCTGCCGGCGGTCGGCGCGGCCGGGTTCCTGGTCGTCGCGCTCGCCGTCCCGCACGCCTTCCACGACCTCGACAGCGCGACGGCGTTCGGCTGGGGCTTCCTCGTCGCCGTCGGCGCGCACACCGCGATGTACGCCGCGTCGATCGACGAACTCCCCGACGAGCGCCGGGGGTTCGCCCTGCGGCGCGTCGCGGCCGTCGACGCCGCGAGCGCGGCGCTCGTGGTGATCGGCGCGTTCCTCGGCGGAACGGCGCAACCGGCCCTGTGGGGGGCGGCGGCTGTCGTGCGGATCGTCGCGCCGTTCGTCACCGGGGGTCTCGAACTCCCTTTGCGCACAAGGCCGTTCGTGGAGCGCTACGGGCTCGTGACGGTGTTCGCGCTCGGGGCGTCCGTCATCGCCATCGGGGCGGACGCTCAAGGGCTCGACCTCGACCTGCGGCTCCTGGCCACCGCCGTGCTCACGCTGCTGCTCGCGTTCGCGCTGTGGTGGGCGTACTTCGGCGACGGCGAGGAGGAGCGGGCGGTCGCCCTGATGAGCGCGCTCCCCGCCCGCCGCCGCACCCTGCGCGGGCTCGTGGTGTACGGCGGCGGGCACTACGCGCTGCTGCTCGGCGTCCTGCTGTTCGCGGCCGGCGTCAAGACCGCCGTGGACCGGCCGACGGACCGGCTCGACGCCGCCCAGGCGTGCACCCTCGCGGGCGGCCTCGCGCTGTTCCTCGCGGCCAACGCGGTGACCCGGTGGTCGTTCCGCATCCACCCCAACGGCTACCGGGTGGGCGCGGTGGTGTCGCTCGCGGCCACCGTCCCGCTCGGGATGTTCGCCTCCGCACTCGCCGAAATCGCCGCGATCGTCGCGGTGTTGACCGTGGCGGGCGTCCTGGAGGCGCAGCGCTACCCGGAGCCGGAGCCGGAGCCGGAAGCGCCGCCGACGGCCCCCATCAGCGGCCGAACTCGAACCCCGGCACGATGA